TTTCTTTCCGAGGCGTTGCTGTGGACGGCCGTGATGATCAGGCCACCCGCACCCTTAATGATTACGACCATTCGGCTGTAACTGTCGGTGCCATCCGTCGTGTAAAAGTAAAAACTCCTCGTTTTGTTTCTCCCTATCTTAAATGGGAATACCGAAACCGACCTACTTCTGAATCAACAAGAAACCAATTGCATGGCTCCACTTGGAATCAAAAGGCCGTATGTGACAACGACAGTCCGACACGTGTCTTTTGCGCTAACTCCATATCAACAAAAGTAACAAATCCAATTTCACCCCTCCTTTACAAAACCTCATTATAAAACCCTCCACACCCTGTCTTTGGATTCTCCATCTTGCCTTCACACAACTTTTATCTttacatacacacaagattctgTAATCTTTAACTTTAGGCGTAATAATTAAGCAAAGCATCAATCCATGCCTGTAGAATCCGCGTTTAAAGGTACTATAAACGGCTGTTAATCttaatttctcttttattttttttgtgtttctagTTCAATTGGAGTTTAGCACTTGAATTGTGGTCCAAAAATGAATGCAGCAATCGAGAGCGACGAAAATGTGTTGCAAAAGCACGTTGCTTTCTTTGATCGTAACAACGATGGTGTGATTTACCCCTGGGAAACTTTTCAAGGTCAGTTCATTCGATTTACTTCGAAATCTCTTTCCATGTATTTTGATTTCTGTAATGATTCTGAAGTATTCATAAACTATCAATCCGCAATTCCTGTGTTAATTTGACaaatgtgttttttatttttttcaatttcatgTGATTAGGGTTTCGAGCAATTGGGAGTGGAATTCTGCTATCCTCAGTCGCTGCTCTCTTCATTAATATGGGTCTCAGTGGAAAAACTCGCCCTGTATGTATCTTATCttatctttctttctttctttttcaatTCGTTGCATGATTATGAGCTTATTATGAATGATTTTTCAATTAACCAATATTATATTGCCGTATTGGGATCACAAATCTAGGTTTTTTTATTTGGTTGAAACAGGGGAAGAAGTTCCCCAATTTACTCTTCCCGATTGAGATCCAAAACATCAATATGGCAAAACATGGCAGTGATTCTGGCGTCTACGACACTCATGGAAGGTATATGTCATTTCACGTAGTTTTCATACCACAAAATGACTTCTTCTTTCACCCTTCAATGGCAGATTACCTTGAAGTCTTATATTAGTCGTTGGATTATTCAAACAAATTTAACCCACATATTTTTGTTTTACGTATATGTGAATCGAATCTAAGGATACACTTATGCCACGTGTTTTTAAGGTTTGTTCCTTCAAAGTTTGAGGAGATATT
The genomic region above belongs to Lactuca sativa cultivar Salinas chromosome 4, Lsat_Salinas_v11, whole genome shotgun sequence and contains:
- the LOC111915837 gene encoding probable peroxygenase 4; translated protein: MPVESAFKAIESDENVLQKHVAFFDRNNDGVIYPWETFQGFRAIGSGILLSSVAALFINMGLSGKTRPGKKFPNLLFPIEIQNINMAKHGSDSGVYDTHGRFVPSKFEEIFEKYARTNSDGLTADELKEFIKGNREPKDYGGWIGGFTEWKILYYLGKDEKGLLKKDVVRGVYDGSLFHKMEEEKEKAKASKKKHIDK